In Sphaerodactylus townsendi isolate TG3544 linkage group LG13, MPM_Stown_v2.3, whole genome shotgun sequence, one DNA window encodes the following:
- the SLC25A5 gene encoding ADP/ATP translocase 2, translating into MTDAAVSFLKDFLAGGVAAAISKTAVAPIERVKLLLQVQHASKQITADKQYKGIIDCVVRIPKEQGFLSFWHGNLANVIRYFPTQALNFAFKDKYKQIFLGEVDKRTQFWRYFAGNLASGGAAGATSLCFVYPLDFARTRLAADVGKAGADREFKGLGDCLVKIFRSDGLRGLYQGFNVSVQGIIIYRAAYFGIYDTAKGMLPDPKNTHILISWMIAQTVTAVAGLTSYPFDTVRRRMMMQSGRKGADIMYSGTIDCWRKIARDEGSKAFFKGAWSNVLRGMGGAFVLVLYDEIKKYT; encoded by the exons ATGACCGACGCGGCTGTTTCTTTCCTGAAGGATTTCCTGGCGGGCGGAGTGGCAGCCGCCATCTCCAAGACTGCGGTGGCCCCCATCGAGAGAGTCAAGCTGCTGCTGCAG GTACAACATGCAAGCAAGCAGATCACTGCAGATAAGCAGTACAAGGGCATCATTGACTGTGTGGTCCGGATCCCCAAGGAGCAGGGCTTCCTGTCTTTCTGGCATGGCAATTTGGCCAATGTTATCAGATACTTCCCCACTCAGGCCCTCAACTTTGCTTTCAAAGACAAATACAAGCAGATCTTTCTGGGTGAAGTTGACAAAAGAACCCAGTTTTGGCGTTATTTTGCTGGCAACTTGGCATCAGGTGGTGCTGCTGGTGCTACCTCTCTGTGCTTCGTCTACCCTCTTGACTTTGCCCGAACGCGCCTGGCAGCTGATGTGGGTAAAGCCGGAGCCGACCGTGAGTTCAAGGGGCTCGGAGACTGCCTGGTGAAGATCTTCAGGTCCGATGGCCTTCGGGGGTTGTACCAGGGCTTCAATGTGTCTGTCCAGGGAATCATTATCTACAGAGCAGCTTATTTTGGCATCTATGACACTGCAAAGG GGATGCTTCCTGATCCAAAAAATACCCACATTTTGATCAGCTGGATGATTGCTCAGACGGTTACTGCTGTTGCTGGCCTGACCTCATACCCATTTGATACAGTCCGGCGGCGTATGATGATGCAGTCTGGCCGCAAAGGGG ctgACATAATGTATTCTGGTACGATTGACTGCTGGCGGAAGATTGCCCGTGACGAGGGCTCGAAAGCTTTCTTCAAGGGCGCGTGGTCCAATGTGCTCAGAGGAATGGGTGGTGCTTTTGTCCTAGTTTTGTATGATGAAATCAAGAAATACACATAA